In Burkholderia gladioli, a genomic segment contains:
- a CDS encoding VOC family protein: MNARPLKLDHLVIAARTLDEGTAYVADTLGTEPAGGGAHPLMRTHNRLFGLWGGAYLEVIAIDPDAPVPSGAPRPRLFALDEPAMQQRLAQGPALVHWVARVEPPRHLDIWRRQYPQRIAPVARMSRGDWRWSLTVPADGTFPDASGQAADGIAPSLIQWDTPRHPSDTLPHHDVALSSLSATHPEAEAIVAHLDWLGAGQLVAVSAAPERALVASFDTPKGARTLR, from the coding sequence ATGAACGCACGACCGCTGAAACTCGACCATCTGGTGATCGCCGCCCGCACCCTCGACGAGGGCACGGCCTACGTCGCCGACACGCTCGGCACCGAGCCCGCCGGCGGCGGCGCGCATCCGCTGATGCGCACCCACAACCGGCTGTTCGGCCTGTGGGGCGGCGCCTACCTGGAGGTGATCGCGATCGATCCCGACGCGCCGGTGCCGTCCGGCGCGCCGCGCCCGCGCCTGTTCGCGCTCGACGAGCCGGCCATGCAGCAGCGCCTCGCCCAGGGCCCGGCGCTGGTGCACTGGGTGGCGCGCGTGGAGCCGCCGCGCCACCTGGATATCTGGCGCCGCCAGTATCCGCAGCGGATCGCCCCGGTCGCGCGGATGAGCCGCGGCGACTGGCGCTGGAGCCTGACGGTACCCGCCGATGGCACCTTCCCCGACGCCTCGGGCCAGGCGGCCGACGGCATCGCGCCCTCGCTGATCCAGTGGGACACGCCGCGCCATCCGTCCGACACGCTGCCGCATCACGACGTCGCGCTGAGTTCGCTGAGCGCCACCCATCCCGAGGCCGAGGCGATCGTCGCGCACCTCGACTGGCTCGGCGCCGGCCAGCTGGTGGCCGTGTCGGCCGCCCCGGAGCGCGCGCTGGTGGCCAGCTTCGACACCCCCAAGGGGGCGCGCACGCTGCGCTGA
- a CDS encoding PhzF family phenazine biosynthesis protein — MTARRVRFKQVDVFTAVPFRGNPLAVVFDADPLSDAQMQAIARWTNLSETSFVCTPTDPRADYRVRIFTTHRELPFAGHPTLGTAHAVREAGLAPRTPGRLVQQCGAGLVELREPAEGGPRAFAAPPARVAPLGAASHAALAAALRSGAIVFEATPCAADNGTPWLVVRLATAADCLALAPDPDALRTLADAVGALGVAAYAPHPAGGPADFEVRCLITAEASGIVEDPVTGSANAAIAGLLAHQGLHSGPTYTARQGTGLGRDGRVSVEYDATGKIWIGGDAITVIDGSFLLP, encoded by the coding sequence ATGACGGCGCGGCGGGTTCGCTTCAAGCAGGTCGACGTCTTCACGGCGGTGCCGTTCCGCGGCAATCCGCTGGCCGTGGTGTTCGATGCGGATCCGTTGTCCGACGCGCAGATGCAGGCGATCGCGCGCTGGACGAACCTCTCGGAAACGAGCTTCGTCTGCACGCCGACCGATCCGCGCGCCGATTACCGCGTGCGGATCTTCACCACCCACCGGGAACTGCCCTTCGCCGGCCACCCGACGCTCGGCACCGCCCACGCGGTGCGCGAGGCGGGCCTGGCGCCGCGCACGCCGGGCCGCCTGGTCCAGCAATGCGGCGCCGGGCTGGTCGAGCTGCGCGAGCCGGCCGAAGGCGGCCCCCGCGCCTTCGCGGCGCCGCCGGCGCGCGTGGCGCCCCTGGGCGCCGCCTCGCACGCGGCGCTGGCCGCCGCGCTGCGCTCCGGGGCGATCGTGTTCGAGGCCACGCCCTGCGCCGCCGACAACGGCACGCCCTGGCTGGTGGTGCGCCTGGCCACCGCGGCCGACTGTCTGGCGCTGGCGCCGGATCCGGACGCGCTGCGCACACTCGCCGATGCGGTCGGCGCGCTCGGCGTGGCGGCCTATGCGCCGCATCCGGCGGGCGGCCCGGCCGACTTCGAGGTGCGCTGCCTGATTACCGCCGAAGCCTCGGGTATCGTCGAGGATCCCGTCACCGGCAGCGCCAATGCCGCGATCGCCGGGCTGCTCGCGCACCAGGGCCTGCATTCCGGCCCCACCTACACGGCCCGCCAGGGCACCGGGCTGGGCCGCGACGGCCGGGTGTCGGTCGAATACGACGCCACCGGGAAAATCTGGATTGGCGGCGACGCCATCACTGTGATCGACGGCAGCTTCCTGCTGCCGTGA
- a CDS encoding PLP-dependent aminotransferase family protein, with protein MSELPQPNWPLSERARKLTSSAIREILKVTEQPDVISFAGGLPAPSTFPAERMREAADRVLRDAPAAALQYSATEGFLPLREWIAERHRVRTGQVLITTGSQQALDLLGKVLIDPASRVLVETPTYLGALQSFSLHEPNYVQVPSDESGLVPEALTPELTAGARLLYAQPNFQNPTGRRLPVERRRALAAFAQSSPFPVIEDDPYGALNYRGEPLPTMLSMAPDHIVHLGSFSKVLAPGLRIGYLIAPESLHFKLVQAKQATDLHTPSLTQRIAHEVIRDGFLDEHVPGIRALYASQCDAMLDALARHMPAGVSWNRPEGGMFVWVQLPASIDSMALLEAAIAQNVAFVPGAPFFANDAQANTLRLSFVTVPPEQIEQGVARLGKLLRERL; from the coding sequence ATGAGTGAGCTGCCCCAACCGAACTGGCCCCTCTCCGAACGCGCCCGCAAGCTGACCAGCTCCGCGATCCGCGAGATCCTGAAGGTCACCGAGCAGCCCGATGTCATTTCGTTCGCGGGTGGCCTGCCGGCGCCCTCCACCTTCCCGGCCGAGCGCATGCGCGAGGCCGCCGACCGCGTGCTGCGCGACGCGCCGGCCGCCGCGCTGCAGTACAGCGCCACCGAGGGTTTCCTGCCGCTGCGCGAGTGGATCGCCGAGCGTCATCGCGTGCGCACCGGCCAGGTGCTGATCACCACCGGCTCGCAGCAGGCGCTGGACCTGCTCGGCAAGGTGCTGATCGACCCGGCCAGCCGCGTGCTGGTGGAAACGCCCACCTACCTCGGCGCGCTGCAGTCCTTCTCGCTGCACGAACCGAACTACGTGCAGGTGCCCAGCGACGAGTCCGGCCTGGTGCCCGAGGCGCTCACCCCCGAACTGACCGCCGGCGCGCGCCTGCTCTACGCCCAGCCGAACTTCCAGAACCCGACCGGGCGCCGCCTGCCGGTGGAGCGCCGCCGCGCGCTGGCCGCCTTCGCGCAGTCGAGCCCGTTCCCGGTGATCGAGGACGATCCCTACGGCGCGCTCAACTACCGCGGCGAACCGCTGCCGACCATGCTGTCGATGGCGCCCGACCATATCGTCCATCTCGGCAGCTTCTCCAAGGTGCTCGCGCCGGGGCTGCGGATCGGCTACCTGATCGCGCCCGAATCGCTGCATTTCAAGCTGGTGCAGGCCAAGCAGGCCACCGACCTGCACACCCCCTCGCTGACCCAGCGGATCGCCCACGAGGTGATCCGCGACGGCTTCCTCGACGAGCACGTTCCCGGCATTCGCGCGCTGTATGCCTCACAATGCGACGCGATGCTCGACGCGCTGGCGCGGCACATGCCGGCCGGCGTGAGCTGGAATCGCCCCGAAGGCGGCATGTTCGTCTGGGTGCAGTTGCCCGCGAGCATCGACAGCATGGCCCTGCTCGAGGCCGCGATCGCCCAGAACGTGGCCTTCGTGCCGGGTGCGCCGTTCTTCGCCAACGACGCGCAGGCCAACACCCTGCGCCTGTCGTTCGTGACGGTGCCGCCCGAGCAGATCGAGCAGGGCGTCGCGCGGCTCGGCAAGCTGTTGCGCGAACGCCTGTGA
- a CDS encoding bifunctional diguanylate cyclase/phosphodiesterase, whose amino-acid sequence MNSLRNLAAQARLPHARKTRRRALFAIPLLGVLALALLWAVIVMRLSVEKESAYREAAASAAILSTALEQHTIKAIHQVDQITRFVKFEFEKSPDHFNLASTVEKGVVPSDTLIQVSLVNAQGQLLANTAETHPKPLDLSDREHFQVHASHNDDELYISRPVLGRVSGQWTLQMTRRLNGPDGKFAGVVVVSEDPSYFTSDFYNNAAIGKEGVIAVVSDTGAVLARRTGSAGNAAGTFSATGVYPIAERVSGTYADPIDGTLRIVSYRHLDGYPLGVLVGLSQAEELADYNHTRNVYLLMTSFITLAMLAFFGVATGLIGKLLGREREMTQLAEYDLLTGLANRYTTLRGLRNDVAQPSSLKRLAILFIDLDNFKTVNDTLGHNAGDIVLQMTAARLSDAVEAEGTLARIGGDEFVVVVKGDDAERRAVRLAESVIRMFGKPFDVRGSTFVLHASIGIALHSVANESEIDLLKKADLAMYSAKDAGKNCYQFYAPHLSHRADHLMRWEQQLRIALSEGQLFLAFQPKIDLAQRCITGFEALVRWEHPEHGLIAANEFITIAESTGLIVPIGDYVIRTACRQLARWREEGHDTLTLAVNISPVQFWRGDLIETISQAIDESGIQANRLEIEITETAMMEYPELVSDKIMALKKLGIRIALDDFGTGYSSLSYLHRFAVDTLKVDRSFVQAIPADRSVCVMVSSIVHLARALGLTVVVEGTETEEQVAWLSALGQIQAQGFLFSRPVPVDGIPALLARFGVCGTRETAPRAIANFENEPGNPGSD is encoded by the coding sequence ATGAATTCGCTTCGCAACCTCGCCGCGCAAGCGCGCCTGCCTCATGCGCGCAAGACGCGCCGTCGCGCGCTGTTCGCGATCCCGCTGCTCGGCGTGCTCGCGCTGGCGCTGCTGTGGGCGGTGATCGTGATGCGGCTGTCGGTCGAGAAGGAAAGCGCCTACCGCGAAGCCGCGGCTTCCGCCGCGATCCTCTCCACCGCGCTCGAGCAGCACACCATCAAGGCGATCCACCAGGTCGACCAGATCACGCGCTTCGTCAAGTTCGAGTTCGAGAAGTCTCCCGATCATTTCAATCTCGCCAGCACCGTCGAGAAGGGCGTGGTGCCGAGCGACACGCTGATCCAGGTCTCGCTGGTCAACGCGCAGGGGCAGTTGCTCGCCAATACCGCCGAAACCCATCCCAAGCCGCTCGACCTGTCCGACCGCGAGCACTTCCAGGTCCACGCCAGCCACAACGACGACGAGCTCTACATCAGCCGCCCGGTGCTCGGCCGCGTCTCGGGCCAGTGGACGCTGCAGATGACGCGGCGCCTGAACGGCCCGGACGGCAAGTTCGCCGGCGTGGTGGTGGTCTCGGAAGACCCGAGCTACTTCACCAGCGACTTCTACAACAATGCCGCGATCGGCAAGGAAGGCGTGATCGCGGTGGTGTCCGACACCGGCGCGGTGCTGGCGCGGCGCACCGGCTCGGCCGGCAACGCGGCCGGCACCTTCTCGGCCACCGGCGTGTACCCGATCGCCGAGCGCGTCTCGGGCACCTACGCGGACCCGATCGACGGCACCCTGCGGATCGTCTCGTACCGGCATCTCGACGGTTATCCGCTGGGCGTGCTGGTGGGGCTGTCGCAGGCCGAGGAACTGGCCGACTACAACCACACGCGCAACGTCTACCTGCTGATGACGAGCTTCATCACGCTCGCCATGCTGGCCTTCTTCGGCGTGGCCACCGGGCTGATCGGCAAGCTGCTGGGCCGCGAGCGCGAGATGACCCAGCTCGCCGAATACGACCTGCTGACCGGGCTGGCGAACCGCTACACCACGCTGCGCGGGCTGCGCAACGACGTGGCCCAGCCGTCCAGCCTGAAGCGTCTCGCGATCCTGTTCATCGACCTCGATAATTTCAAGACCGTCAACGATACGCTGGGCCACAACGCCGGCGACATCGTGCTGCAGATGACGGCCGCGCGCCTGTCCGACGCGGTCGAGGCCGAGGGCACGCTGGCGCGCATCGGCGGCGACGAGTTCGTGGTGGTGGTCAAGGGCGACGATGCCGAGCGCCGCGCGGTGCGCCTGGCCGAATCGGTGATACGCATGTTCGGCAAGCCCTTCGACGTGCGCGGCAGCACCTTCGTGCTGCATGCGAGCATCGGCATCGCCCTGCACTCGGTGGCCAACGAAAGCGAGATCGACCTGCTCAAGAAGGCCGACCTGGCAATGTACAGCGCCAAGGATGCCGGCAAGAACTGCTACCAGTTCTACGCGCCGCATCTCTCGCATCGCGCCGACCACCTGATGCGCTGGGAACAGCAGTTGCGCATCGCGCTCTCGGAAGGGCAACTGTTCCTCGCCTTCCAGCCCAAGATCGACCTGGCGCAGCGCTGCATCACCGGCTTCGAGGCGCTGGTGCGCTGGGAGCATCCCGAGCACGGCCTGATCGCCGCCAACGAATTCATCACCATCGCCGAATCGACCGGCCTGATCGTGCCGATCGGCGACTACGTGATCCGCACCGCCTGCCGCCAGCTCGCGCGCTGGCGCGAGGAGGGCCACGACACGCTGACGCTGGCCGTCAACATCTCGCCGGTGCAGTTCTGGCGCGGTGACCTGATCGAGACCATCTCGCAGGCAATCGACGAGAGCGGCATCCAGGCCAACCGCCTGGAGATCGAGATCACCGAAACCGCGATGATGGAATACCCCGAGCTGGTCTCGGACAAGATCATGGCGCTCAAGAAGCTCGGCATCCGCATCGCGCTCGACGATTTCGGCACCGGCTATTCCTCGCTGTCCTACCTGCACCGCTTCGCGGTCGACACGCTGAAGGTCGACCGCTCCTTCGTGCAGGCGATCCCGGCCGACCGCAGCGTCTGCGTGATGGTCTCCTCGATCGTCCACCTGGCGCGCGCGCTGGGCCTGACGGTGGTGGTCGAGGGCACCGAGACCGAGGAGCAGGTGGCCTGGCTGTCGGCGCTCGGGCAGATCCAGGCGCAGGGTTTCCTGTTCTCGCGGCCGGTGCCGGTCGACGGGATCCCGGCCCTGCTGGCGCGCTTCGGCGTGTGCGGCACGCGCGAGACGGCACCGCGCGCGATCGCCAACTTCGAGAACGAACCGGGCAACCCCGGGAGCGACTGA
- a CDS encoding PLP-dependent aminotransferase family protein: MSTVPLDQIPAPHDTATLTLVDQLVQWARRRIDERVFRPGMRMPSIRKLAIDKNVSRFTVVEAYERLVAQGYLDSRRGSGFYVRERGPVALPGETPRPRQDAPPAAVDNTIDVVWLLRNMLRTVSPEKGPGLGYLPARWLDGELITSALRSLGRQAGAQMLGLGRAQGFLPLRQQLQTRLAEQEIGATPEQLVMVSGITHAIDLIARLFVRPGDAVVVGDPAWFQMFGRFASQGARLVGMPYTPAGPDLDALETLVQQWRPKMLVINSVLQNPTGTSLSAAQAFRILRLAEAYDFLVVEDDVYGDLCPARYPATRLASLDQLKRVILVSSFSKTLAANLRVGYIACSHEIANALTDQKMLAGMTTPELNERVLYKVLTEGHYRRHVERLRGRLDGVRDKTARMLERVGMRLFTMPSAGMFLWADTGADSDALAAAAHEEGFLLTPGSLFSPQQSPSTWTRFNVANCGDPALAPFLARYLDSVPRRPAEAGQGTLDAA; encoded by the coding sequence ATGTCCACCGTTCCGCTCGACCAGATCCCCGCGCCGCACGACACCGCCACGCTGACCCTGGTCGACCAGTTGGTGCAATGGGCGCGCCGTCGCATCGACGAGCGGGTGTTCCGGCCCGGCATGCGGATGCCCTCGATCCGCAAGCTGGCGATCGACAAGAACGTGTCGCGCTTCACCGTGGTGGAGGCCTATGAGCGGCTGGTGGCCCAGGGTTACCTCGATTCGCGGCGGGGCTCCGGCTTCTACGTGCGCGAGCGCGGCCCGGTGGCGCTGCCCGGCGAGACGCCCCGGCCGCGGCAGGACGCGCCGCCGGCCGCGGTCGACAACACCATCGACGTGGTCTGGCTGCTGCGCAACATGCTGCGCACGGTCAGCCCGGAAAAGGGGCCGGGGCTCGGCTACCTGCCGGCGCGCTGGCTCGACGGCGAGCTGATCACCAGCGCGCTGCGCTCGCTGGGCCGCCAGGCCGGCGCGCAGATGCTCGGCCTGGGCCGCGCCCAGGGTTTCCTGCCGCTGCGCCAGCAACTGCAGACGCGCCTGGCCGAGCAGGAGATCGGCGCGACGCCCGAGCAACTGGTGATGGTCTCGGGCATCACGCATGCGATCGACCTGATCGCGCGACTGTTCGTGCGGCCCGGCGATGCCGTGGTGGTGGGCGACCCGGCCTGGTTCCAGATGTTCGGCCGTTTCGCCTCGCAGGGCGCGCGCCTGGTCGGGATGCCCTACACGCCCGCCGGCCCCGATCTCGACGCGCTCGAGACCCTGGTCCAGCAGTGGCGGCCGAAGATGCTGGTGATCAATTCGGTGCTGCAGAATCCCACCGGCACCTCGCTGTCGGCCGCGCAGGCGTTCCGGATCCTGCGCCTGGCCGAGGCCTACGACTTCCTGGTGGTGGAGGACGACGTCTACGGCGATCTGTGTCCGGCCCGCTATCCGGCCACGCGCCTGGCCAGCCTCGACCAGCTCAAGCGGGTGATCCTGGTCAGCAGCTTCTCCAAGACGCTGGCGGCGAACCTGCGGGTGGGCTACATCGCCTGCTCGCACGAGATCGCCAATGCGCTGACCGACCAGAAGATGCTGGCCGGCATGACCACCCCCGAGCTCAACGAGCGGGTGCTCTACAAGGTGCTCACCGAGGGCCATTACCGGCGCCATGTGGAGCGGCTGCGCGGCCGGCTCGACGGGGTGCGCGACAAGACGGCCCGGATGCTGGAGCGGGTCGGCATGCGCCTGTTCACGATGCCCTCGGCAGGCATGTTCCTGTGGGCCGACACCGGCGCCGATTCCGACGCGCTGGCCGCCGCCGCGCACGAGGAGGGTTTCCTGCTGACGCCGGGCAGCCTGTTCTCGCCGCAGCAGTCGCCGTCCACCTGGACCCGCTTCAACGTCGCCAATTGCGGCGATCCGGCGCTCGCGCCGTTCCTCGCGCGCTACCTCGATTCGGTGCCGCGGCGCCCGGCCGAGGCCGGCCAGGGTACGCTGGACGCGGCCTAG
- a CDS encoding chromate transporter, whose product MNTSTDSAALRGEQESLWSLFRIVAGVSAVSWGGLAMMAQLERHYVERVRRIDSTTYADLIALAWMVPGPVGCNVAIQVGQVLRGRAGAWIAGLASVLPFFVLMTGFAIFYRTPAVRSLASPMLLHAFGMVLAALIGVTWFRQVRTLAKGRAERVVAAVSTVLLTLAHSPAAFVAILLAAFAAGWFGSHERGSAPRFVLLPAERAMLVVLALLVLLFALPMPPAYEARLLWARLAGAGMTLFGGGFSALPVLKALFVTPAVGISEHDFTLAFALSPVSPGPLLNVVPFLGYLSDGWRGALLGTAALFIPSACLVVFAQRHVHRLRRNPRFEHGMRMLRAATTAFLAIAVLRILMGMPAAPGYWLIGVLACAAFLRSRVPVYAVYGMVALACGGWWLLFAGH is encoded by the coding sequence ATGAACACAAGCACCGATAGCGCCGCCCTGCGCGGCGAGCAGGAATCCTTATGGTCGCTGTTCCGGATCGTCGCGGGCGTGTCCGCGGTGTCCTGGGGCGGCCTGGCGATGATGGCGCAGCTCGAGCGCCATTATGTCGAGCGCGTCAGGCGCATCGACTCGACCACCTATGCCGACCTGATCGCGCTGGCCTGGATGGTGCCCGGCCCGGTCGGCTGCAATGTCGCGATCCAGGTCGGCCAGGTGCTGCGCGGCCGCGCCGGCGCGTGGATCGCGGGACTGGCCAGCGTGCTGCCCTTCTTCGTGCTGATGACCGGTTTCGCGATCTTCTATCGCACGCCGGCGGTGCGCTCGCTGGCCTCGCCGATGCTGCTGCACGCGTTCGGCATGGTGCTGGCGGCGCTGATCGGCGTGACCTGGTTCCGCCAGGTGCGTACGCTCGCCAAGGGCCGGGCCGAGCGGGTGGTGGCGGCGGTCTCGACCGTGTTGCTGACGCTGGCGCACAGCCCCGCCGCCTTCGTCGCGATCCTGCTCGCCGCCTTCGCCGCGGGCTGGTTCGGCAGCCACGAGCGAGGCAGCGCGCCGCGTTTCGTGCTGCTGCCGGCCGAGCGCGCGATGCTGGTGGTGCTGGCCCTGCTGGTGCTCCTGTTCGCCCTGCCGATGCCGCCCGCCTACGAGGCCAGGCTGCTGTGGGCACGGCTGGCCGGTGCCGGCATGACCCTGTTCGGCGGCGGCTTCTCGGCCCTGCCGGTGCTCAAGGCGCTGTTCGTCACGCCGGCGGTGGGCATCAGCGAACACGATTTCACGCTGGCCTTCGCGCTCTCGCCGGTCTCGCCCGGGCCGCTCCTGAACGTGGTGCCCTTCCTCGGCTACCTGAGCGACGGCTGGCGCGGCGCGCTGCTGGGCACCGCCGCGCTGTTCATCCCTTCGGCCTGCCTGGTGGTGTTCGCGCAGCGGCATGTGCACCGGCTGCGCCGCAACCCGCGCTTCGAGCACGGCATGCGCATGCTGCGCGCGGCCACCACCGCCTTCCTGGCAATCGCCGTGCTGCGCATCCTGATGGGCATGCCGGCCGCGCCCGGCTACTGGCTGATCGGCGTGCTGGCCTGCGCGGCCTTCCTGCGCAGCCGGGTGCCGGTGTATGCGGTGTATGGGATGGTGGCGCTCGCCTGCGGCGGGTGGTGGCTGCTGTTCGCGGGGCATTGA
- a CDS encoding DMT family transporter has translation MFDSRETRGMLLGLLGVTIFSLTLPMTRVVVTEFHPLLNGLGRALAAAVPAALLLWWRREAWPTRAQLKSLAVVSAGVIVAYPVFSAWSMQTVPAAHGAVVNGLQPLLVALYAAWLSRERPSRGFWLSALAGSALVIVFALRDGGGRPQMGDLLMLVAVGVGALGYAEGARLARQMGGWQVICWALVVSAPFLAAPVGWLAWQHHLTHAEPVPTAVWLAFAYVTLFSQLIGFFAWYAGLAMGGIARVGQVQLLQIFFTIGLSALLFGESVTPSTWLFAAAVIGTVILGRRSGVRTLPQAARAG, from the coding sequence ATGTTCGATTCGCGCGAAACCCGCGGCATGCTGCTAGGCCTGCTCGGCGTGACGATCTTCAGCCTGACGCTGCCCATGACGCGTGTCGTCGTCACCGAATTCCACCCGCTGCTCAACGGCCTCGGCCGCGCGCTGGCCGCCGCCGTGCCGGCCGCCCTGCTGCTGTGGTGGCGTCGCGAGGCCTGGCCGACGCGCGCGCAACTGAAGAGCCTGGCGGTGGTCTCGGCCGGTGTGATCGTCGCCTACCCGGTGTTCTCGGCCTGGTCGATGCAGACCGTGCCGGCCGCGCACGGGGCCGTGGTCAACGGCCTGCAGCCGCTGCTGGTGGCGCTCTACGCGGCCTGGCTGTCGCGCGAGCGGCCCTCGCGCGGCTTCTGGCTCAGCGCGCTGGCCGGCAGCGCCCTGGTGATCGTGTTCGCGCTGCGCGACGGCGGCGGCCGCCCGCAGATGGGCGACCTGCTGATGCTGGTCGCGGTCGGCGTGGGCGCGCTCGGTTACGCCGAGGGCGCGCGCCTGGCCAGGCAGATGGGCGGCTGGCAGGTGATCTGCTGGGCGCTGGTGGTGTCCGCGCCGTTTCTCGCCGCGCCGGTCGGCTGGCTGGCCTGGCAGCACCACCTCACGCACGCCGAGCCGGTGCCGACGGCGGTCTGGCTGGCCTTCGCCTACGTGACACTGTTCTCGCAGTTGATCGGCTTCTTCGCCTGGTACGCGGGCCTGGCGATGGGCGGCATCGCCCGCGTCGGCCAGGTCCAGCTGCTGCAGATCTTCTTCACCATCGGGCTCTCCGCGCTGCTGTTCGGCGAGTCCGTGACGCCGTCCACCTGGCTGTTCGCCGCGGCCGTGATCGGCACCGTGATCCTGGGCCGCCGCTCCGGCGTGCGGACCCTGCCCCAAGCCGCTCGCGCCGGCTGA
- a CDS encoding RidA family protein encodes MANVYDKLKALGIELPSAGAPAAAYVMSAQSGNTVYLSGHIAKKDGKVWAGKLGLDLSTEDGRAAARGVAIDLLATLHAHTGDLNRVKRIVKLMSLVNSTLEFTEQHVVTNGASELIAEVFGDAGKHARSAFGVAQIPLGACVEIELIAEVE; translated from the coding sequence ATGGCAAACGTCTACGACAAGCTGAAGGCACTCGGCATCGAACTCCCGAGCGCGGGCGCGCCGGCCGCCGCCTACGTGATGAGCGCGCAAAGTGGCAATACGGTCTACCTGTCGGGCCATATCGCCAAGAAGGACGGCAAGGTGTGGGCCGGCAAGCTCGGCCTGGACCTGTCCACCGAGGACGGTCGCGCCGCCGCGCGCGGCGTGGCGATCGACCTGCTGGCGACGCTGCACGCCCACACCGGCGACCTGAACCGCGTCAAGCGCATCGTCAAGCTGATGAGCCTGGTCAACTCGACGCTCGAGTTCACCGAGCAGCATGTGGTCACCAACGGCGCCTCGGAGCTGATCGCCGAGGTGTTCGGCGACGCCGGCAAGCATGCGCGCTCGGCCTTCGGCGTGGCGCAGATCCCGCTGGGCGCCTGCGTCGAGATCGAACTGATCGCCGAAGTCGAATGA
- a CDS encoding CopD family protein — translation MSHAIAVALFLHLLAIAVWVGGMVFAHFCLRPALSDLSPQLRLPLIEAVFGRFFNWVAGAVIVTLLSGGFLLTAFGGGHASWPLHAMAGIGVLMMLIFGHIRFAIFPRIRRAVQAQNWPDGARAVGAMRLLVLINLVLGVVTIGTAVLSRGF, via the coding sequence ATGTCCCACGCCATCGCCGTCGCGCTGTTCCTCCATCTCCTCGCCATCGCGGTCTGGGTGGGCGGGATGGTGTTCGCGCATTTCTGCCTGCGCCCCGCGCTGTCCGATCTCTCGCCGCAGCTGCGGCTGCCGCTGATCGAGGCGGTGTTCGGCCGTTTCTTCAACTGGGTGGCGGGCGCGGTGATCGTCACCCTGTTGTCGGGCGGCTTCCTGCTGACCGCCTTCGGCGGCGGCCACGCGAGCTGGCCGCTGCACGCGATGGCCGGCATCGGCGTGCTGATGATGCTGATCTTCGGCCATATCCGCTTCGCGATCTTCCCGCGCATCCGCCGTGCCGTGCAGGCTCAGAACTGGCCCGACGGCGCACGCGCGGTCGGCGCGATGCGCCTGCTGGTGCTGATCAACCTGGTGCTCGGCGTGGTGACGATCGGCACGGCGGTGCTGTCGCGCGGTTTCTGA